The Streptomyces sp. CC0208 genome window below encodes:
- a CDS encoding beta-N-acetylglucosaminidase domain-containing protein: MAAALLLALGLAAPAAPASAEPRHSVPEVWPTPQRMTVGAGRLPVPDRVVEVVGPGTDPSARRVVEAALKAAGAHRITKVDAGDRPPPAGLTVYLGGPGENTATARALTRLGAASPSGLASGGYVLASGRSHGQALLALSGVDTTGTFYAAQTLRQLLDTTHELPVVTVRDWPTAALRGVIEGFYGTPWTHAERLAQLDFYGRTKQNVYVYSPKDDDYLRARWRDEYPAAALARLKELVDRADADHVRFTYALSPGLSVCYSSDADVRALTAKFDSLYAIGVRSFAIPLDDISYTKWNCPEDEREFGTGGGAAGTAQARLLNTVWKDFSATHTGLQPLETVPTEYSDLADSPYKKALRERLDPSVVVEWTGVGVMAPTITTDQLKQAREVYGHPILVWDNYPVNDYVTSRLLLGPYTGREPGVASAATGVTANPMVQGEASRIALFTSAAYLWNPNAYDPRRAFLASVRDLAGHSAATWLRIFAENNYSSQLDATESPTLTRLIAAFRKAYEHNSGLDRAAAALKAYFTDMAATPAQLRARLDNPGFLDETSAWLDKLGSYGRAGGTAVDLLLAHKAGDTDAVSTYWKRLQQERKELDAVPQQVSPGVMDQFLYTTVLENAPDPGVDASFSPGALSLQPGASATVTLKLSDARAKTVSWKLDMPDGVTATPSEGTATTPASVTVTLTGGTEGVHSVVVEGAGILDRALPVQVSDGTGTPRALTANFSGASVSSIDLASGTTKNIAVGDNPGEVVVSADGRTAYAANQGSNTVSVIDVASVKVTATVAVGRVPACLALTPDGDTLWVANYTDGTVQSIDTATLRTGTPVPVGDGPENMAITPDGRTLYVADIHDNTVSPVDLATGKAGTAIPVGPSPFNVVAAPDGSTVYVSNSGGSTVTPIDTATNETEPTFLVSGQAYGLALSPDGRTLWVSPSNGDTVTPVDTVTGAPGKQVTVGKSAFDVALNWNGSTAYVTTADGNALVPIDVASGTAGPSFNTGAYPLAVALTP, encoded by the coding sequence ATGGCCGCCGCCCTGCTGCTGGCGCTCGGCCTCGCGGCCCCCGCGGCCCCCGCCTCGGCCGAGCCCCGGCATTCCGTGCCGGAGGTATGGCCGACGCCCCAGAGGATGACCGTCGGAGCCGGCCGGCTCCCCGTCCCCGACCGGGTCGTCGAGGTCGTCGGCCCGGGCACCGATCCGTCCGCCCGAAGGGTTGTCGAGGCGGCTCTGAAAGCGGCCGGGGCTCACCGCATCACGAAGGTCGACGCCGGAGACCGGCCGCCCCCGGCCGGCCTGACCGTCTACCTCGGCGGCCCCGGCGAGAACACCGCCACCGCCCGGGCCCTCACCCGCCTGGGCGCCGCCTCCCCGTCCGGCCTCGCCTCCGGCGGCTATGTCCTGGCCTCCGGCCGCAGCCACGGCCAGGCCCTCCTGGCCCTCTCCGGCGTCGACACCACCGGCACCTTCTACGCCGCCCAGACCTTGCGCCAACTCCTCGACACCACCCACGAGTTGCCCGTGGTCACGGTCCGCGACTGGCCCACCGCCGCCCTCCGCGGAGTCATCGAGGGCTTCTACGGCACCCCCTGGACGCACGCCGAGCGGCTCGCCCAGCTCGACTTCTACGGCCGTACGAAGCAGAACGTCTACGTCTACTCCCCCAAGGACGACGACTACCTGCGCGCCCGCTGGCGGGACGAGTACCCGGCGGCGGCGCTGGCGCGGCTGAAGGAGCTGGTCGACCGGGCCGACGCCGACCACGTCCGCTTCACCTACGCCCTCTCCCCCGGCCTGTCGGTGTGCTACTCCTCCGACGCCGACGTCAGGGCGCTCACCGCCAAGTTCGACTCGCTGTACGCCATCGGGGTCCGCTCCTTCGCGATCCCACTGGACGACATCAGCTACACGAAGTGGAACTGCCCCGAGGACGAGCGGGAGTTCGGTACGGGCGGCGGTGCGGCCGGGACCGCGCAGGCCCGTCTGCTGAACACCGTCTGGAAGGACTTCTCCGCCACGCACACGGGGCTCCAGCCGCTGGAGACGGTCCCCACCGAGTACTCCGACCTCGCCGACTCCCCGTACAAGAAGGCCCTCAGGGAGCGGCTCGACCCGTCCGTGGTCGTGGAGTGGACCGGTGTCGGCGTCATGGCGCCGACCATCACGACCGACCAGCTGAAGCAGGCCCGCGAGGTCTACGGCCACCCGATCCTGGTCTGGGACAACTACCCGGTCAACGACTACGTCACCAGCCGCCTCCTCCTCGGCCCCTACACGGGCCGCGAACCGGGCGTGGCGAGCGCGGCCACCGGGGTGACCGCCAACCCGATGGTCCAGGGCGAGGCGAGCCGGATCGCCCTGTTCACCTCGGCCGCCTATCTGTGGAACCCGAACGCCTACGACCCGCGCCGGGCTTTCCTCGCCTCGGTCCGGGACCTGGCGGGTCACAGCGCCGCCACATGGCTGCGGATCTTCGCCGAGAACAACTACTCCTCCCAGCTGGACGCGACCGAGTCCCCCACCCTCACCCGGCTGATCGCCGCCTTCCGCAAGGCCTACGAGCACAACAGCGGACTCGACCGGGCGGCAGCCGCGTTGAAGGCCTACTTCACCGACATGGCCGCGACCCCCGCCCAGTTGCGGGCCCGGCTCGACAACCCCGGGTTCCTCGACGAGACCTCCGCCTGGCTCGACAAGCTCGGCAGCTACGGCCGCGCGGGCGGGACGGCCGTGGACCTGCTGCTGGCCCACAAGGCCGGTGACACGGACGCGGTCTCGACGTACTGGAAGCGACTCCAGCAGGAGCGGAAGGAGCTGGACGCCGTCCCGCAGCAGGTCTCGCCGGGTGTGATGGACCAGTTCCTCTACACGACGGTGCTGGAGAACGCGCCCGATCCCGGAGTCGACGCCTCCTTCTCCCCGGGCGCGCTCTCCTTGCAGCCCGGGGCGTCCGCGACGGTCACCCTGAAGCTCTCCGACGCCCGTGCCAAGACGGTCAGTTGGAAACTCGACATGCCCGATGGCGTCACCGCCACCCCCTCCGAGGGCACGGCGACGACCCCCGCATCCGTCACCGTCACGCTCACGGGCGGGACCGAGGGCGTGCACTCGGTCGTGGTCGAAGGCGCCGGAATCCTCGACCGGGCGCTCCCGGTCCAGGTCAGCGACGGCACCGGCACACCCCGCGCCCTGACAGCGAACTTCAGCGGCGCGTCGGTGAGTTCGATCGACCTCGCCTCCGGCACGACGAAGAACATCGCCGTCGGCGACAACCCCGGCGAGGTCGTGGTGAGCGCGGACGGCCGTACCGCGTACGCGGCCAACCAGGGCTCGAACACGGTCAGCGTGATCGATGTGGCGAGCGTCAAGGTCACCGCCACCGTCGCTGTCGGCAGGGTCCCGGCATGCCTCGCCCTCACCCCGGACGGCGACACTCTGTGGGTCGCCAACTACACGGACGGCACAGTGCAGTCGATCGACACGGCCACTCTGAGGACCGGCACACCGGTCCCGGTCGGGGACGGTCCCGAGAACATGGCGATCACCCCCGACGGCCGGACCCTGTACGTGGCCGACATCCACGACAACACGGTCAGCCCCGTCGACCTCGCCACCGGCAAGGCGGGCACGGCGATCCCGGTCGGCCCCAGTCCCTTCAACGTGGTGGCGGCCCCCGACGGCAGCACGGTGTACGTCTCCAACTCCGGTGGCTCGACGGTGACTCCGATCGACACGGCGACGAACGAGACCGAACCGACCTTCCTGGTCTCCGGCCAGGCGTACGGCCTCGCCCTCTCACCTGACGGCCGGACCCTGTGGGTCAGCCCGAGCAACGGAGACACCGTCACCCCCGTGGACACGGTCACCGGCGCACCGGGCAAGCAGGTGACCGTCGGGAAGTCGGCGTTCGACGTGGCCCTGAACTGGAACGGCAGCACGGCATACGTGACGACAGCGGACGGTAACGCCTTGGTGCCGATCGATGTCGCCTCGGGGACAGCAGGGCCCTCCTTCAACACCGGCGCCTACCCACTGGCGGTAGCGCTGACTCCGTAA
- a CDS encoding SIS domain-containing protein, which yields MSVESVSAQGFAEQSLDVLRHVVDSAREDVRRAAELIVDCIRADGVIQAFGTGHSQAMVLEVAGRAGGLVPTNRLQISDLVLYGGDDPSVLDDPLLEREPGVAVRLYDLAAPHARDLFVIISNSGVNNVIVEMALHAKEQGHKILAITSLTHTAAVPAGHESGKKLVDLADVVLDNAAPVGDALLSLPGGGAVGALSTLTGVMLVQMAVAEASGLLLAAGERPPVYVSANVPGGFEGNLELEKRYAGRVRRTAT from the coding sequence GTGTCCGTCGAGTCAGTCAGCGCCCAGGGCTTCGCCGAACAGAGCCTGGACGTCCTCCGTCACGTCGTCGACTCCGCCCGCGAGGACGTGCGCCGCGCCGCCGAGTTGATCGTCGACTGCATCCGCGCCGACGGTGTGATCCAGGCCTTCGGAACCGGCCACTCGCAGGCGATGGTCCTGGAGGTCGCGGGCCGCGCGGGTGGACTCGTGCCCACGAACCGGCTGCAGATCTCCGACCTGGTCCTCTACGGCGGTGACGACCCGAGCGTCCTCGACGACCCGCTGCTGGAGCGTGAGCCGGGGGTGGCCGTCCGCCTCTACGACCTGGCCGCGCCGCACGCCCGGGATCTGTTCGTCATCATCTCCAACTCCGGCGTCAACAACGTCATCGTGGAGATGGCACTGCACGCCAAGGAGCAGGGTCACAAGATCCTCGCCATCACCTCCCTCACGCATACGGCGGCGGTGCCCGCCGGGCACGAGAGCGGCAAGAAGCTCGTGGACCTGGCGGACGTGGTGCTGGACAACGCGGCTCCGGTCGGGGACGCGTTGCTGTCGTTGCCGGGGGGCGGGGCGGTGGGGGCGCTGTCCACCCTGACCGGGGTGATGCTGGTGCAGATGGCTGTTGCGGAGGCTTCGGGCCTGTTGCTCGCGGCGGGTGAGCGGCCGCCGGTGTATGTCTCCGCCAATGTGCCGGGTGGCTTTGAGGGGAACCTGGAGCTGGAGAAGCGGTACGCCGGGCGGGTGCGGCGTACGGCGACGTAG
- a CDS encoding MurR/RpiR family transcriptional regulator, with the protein MPPTDVTTLIRTELPRLAGSLRKVGELILEDPAAVTHCSAAELGRRTGTSQATVTRFCRAIGLESYQHLLIELAQERGRGEVSDWGSAEIGPDISPDDSLERVVQVVGSADLRAIQQTIERIDLDALERAAQALAKARRIDVYGVGGSGAVAQETETRLFRIGCQVRGWTEVHGAATSAALLTPADVAIGISHSGATRETLEPFEMAKERGATTIAITTDPRSPLAKAADIRLISATSETSFRTGSIGGRHSVLMIVDCLYVRVGQVAYQRASASLALTDHITPQHAVKARRTR; encoded by the coding sequence ATGCCTCCGACCGACGTCACCACACTGATCCGCACCGAACTGCCCCGGCTGGCCGGTTCACTGCGGAAGGTCGGCGAGCTGATCCTGGAGGATCCGGCCGCCGTCACCCACTGCTCGGCCGCCGAACTGGGCCGCCGCACCGGAACCTCGCAGGCCACGGTGACCCGGTTCTGCCGCGCCATCGGGCTCGAGTCCTACCAGCACCTGCTGATCGAGCTGGCCCAGGAACGCGGTCGCGGCGAGGTCTCCGACTGGGGCTCGGCCGAGATCGGCCCGGACATCTCCCCGGACGACAGCCTGGAGCGGGTCGTGCAGGTGGTGGGCAGCGCGGACCTGCGGGCGATCCAGCAGACGATCGAGCGCATCGACCTCGACGCCCTGGAGCGCGCGGCCCAGGCGCTGGCCAAGGCCCGCCGCATCGACGTGTACGGCGTCGGGGGCAGCGGCGCGGTCGCCCAGGAGACCGAGACCCGGCTGTTCCGTATCGGCTGCCAGGTCCGCGGCTGGACCGAGGTGCACGGCGCGGCCACCTCCGCGGCCCTGCTCACCCCGGCCGACGTGGCCATAGGGATCTCCCACTCGGGCGCCACCCGCGAGACCCTCGAACCCTTCGAGATGGCCAAGGAGCGGGGCGCGACCACCATCGCCATCACCACCGACCCGCGCTCCCCGCTGGCCAAGGCCGCCGACATCCGGCTCATCTCCGCGACCTCGGAGACCAGTTTCCGCACCGGCAGCATCGGCGGCCGGCACTCCGTCCTGATGATCGTCGACTGCCTCTACGTCCGGGTCGGCCAGGTCGCCTACCAGCGGGCCAGCGCCTCCCTCGCGCTCACCGACCACATCACCCCGCAGCACGCGGTGAAGGCTCGCCGGACGCGTTGA